The Aureimonas mangrovi genome includes a region encoding these proteins:
- a CDS encoding DNA methyltransferase, translating to MHTFTHGTTTLYLDDCRDVLPTLPAGAVYLTDPVWPNVPAGLIPGSDRPDDLFAETMFALIDPRRLVVVMRTDSDPRMLRHVPEGLPFIRQIDMPYAIPSPVGRVMIGNDVAYVYGEHPYWQRNRKLMAGRAIAAQPSAKRVGHPCPRPLKHAEWLVERLTDACDLVVDPFVGSGTMAIAAHRAGRRFVGIEIDPTFFEIACERLVRETRQGQLFNDTATAAFAA from the coding sequence ATGCACACCTTCACCCACGGCACCACCACGCTGTACCTTGATGACTGCCGTGACGTCCTGCCGACGCTGCCGGCCGGCGCGGTCTACCTGACCGACCCAGTCTGGCCGAATGTTCCGGCGGGTCTGATCCCCGGCAGCGACCGTCCCGATGATCTATTCGCGGAGACGATGTTTGCCCTCATCGATCCGCGCCGCCTCGTCGTCGTCATGCGGACGGACAGCGACCCTAGGATGCTCCGGCACGTGCCTGAGGGTCTGCCTTTCATCCGGCAGATCGACATGCCGTACGCCATTCCGTCGCCTGTCGGGCGCGTGATGATCGGGAACGACGTCGCTTACGTCTATGGGGAACACCCCTACTGGCAGCGGAACCGCAAGCTGATGGCGGGGCGCGCCATCGCAGCGCAGCCGTCCGCGAAGAGGGTCGGCCATCCGTGTCCGCGTCCGCTCAAACACGCAGAATGGCTCGTCGAGCGCCTGACGGATGCCTGCGATCTCGTTGTCGATCCGTTCGTCGGCTCGGGGACGATGGCGATCGCCGCGCACCGCGCTGGCCGCCGCTTTGTAGGCATCGAGATCGATCCGACCTTCTTCGAGATCGCCTGCGAACGCCTCGTCCGCGAGACGCGGCAGGGTCAGCTTTTCAACGACACTGCCACCGCCGCCTTCGCGGCCTGA